One Sporosarcina sp. FSL W8-0480 genomic window, TAACAATCTGATTGTCGGGATCCTGAAAGACGAGGCCTATTTCTTCAATTAACGTCCGCCCATCATATTCATTCAAATCCTTTTCCTTGTAACTGATTTCACCACTTACTTGTCCTACAGGGGCAAGCTCTTTTTTAAGCAAACGTAATAAAGTTGTTTTCCCGCACCCGCTTGGACCACATAAAACGACAAACTCACCCTCATTAATATGTAAATTCAAATCATTTACCGTTTTCGTTTGCACACCCGGAAAACGAAAGGACAAATTTTTCATGCTTATGATTTCCAATTCAAACGCTCCCTCCCCTCAACAATTAACGGAAATGCCACAAGTACAATCATGCATGCAAACAAGATCCAATCAAGGGCATATAGATGAAGCGTACCAAGCGCCGGATAAATAATTATTTTTCCGTAGCCTAGTGCTCCTCCTCCCATGCAAAAAGCCATTAATATACTTAGTACCATAAGCCATCCCTTATCACGCTTTGTCATTTTATACGGTACGTATGGGCTCCTTTTCCCTAAGCCATAGCCTCTTGCTTTCATTGAGTCTGCCGTTTCAATCGCCTCTTCCAATGACCATGTCAGTAAAATCTGCATGATCACCATGCCATTCTTTGCACGCTCTTTTATATTGCCTGACGCAATCGTCATCCCCTTTATACGCTGTACATCATTGATTTCACCAAGACGTCTTTTCAATAAAGGAACGAATCTGATAGCCAACATCACTAAAAAGGCAGTTTTAGGAAGAAGTTTTGAGAAGACAAAAAGAAACTTATTCCCATTTAGTATCAAATTAAAAGAAATGAATATAAGCAAAATCGTCACTAACGATAATGCCATGACAATACCGTATACTGTCGCTTCGAGTGTCACTTGTTTTCCACGGAAGTAAAAGAAAACATGAGTCCCTCTGGAATTTAAAAATGGATTCAACACTATCATTAACGCACTTATTCCAATCAACATTGGTAGCCACTGTTTCATCGTCTTCCCATGATCATGCGCAATATTAGCCATAACTACTAACAAACATATGGTACCTAAAAAAACTGGATGATTAAAAAACATCGCAAGAACGCCGACACTAACATAATAGAAAAATACTACAAATGGATGATAGCCGGAAAATCCATTCTCCAATATATTCACCCCTTTAAAGTGAAAAACCGACATCGCGTCTGTTGAACACAAGTCGGTTTCCAACCGTCA contains:
- a CDS encoding energy-coupling factor transporter transmembrane component T, which encodes MENGFSGYHPFVVFFYYVSVGVLAMFFNHPVFLGTICLLVVMANIAHDHGKTMKQWLPMLIGISALMIVLNPFLNSRGTHVFFYFRGKQVTLEATVYGIVMALSLVTILLIFISFNLILNGNKFLFVFSKLLPKTAFLVMLAIRFVPLLKRRLGEINDVQRIKGMTIASGNIKERAKNGMVIMQILLTWSLEEAIETADSMKARGYGLGKRSPYVPYKMTKRDKGWLMVLSILMAFCMGGGALGYGKIIIYPALGTLHLYALDWILFACMIVLVAFPLIVEGRERLNWKS